A window from Agrobacterium tumefaciens encodes these proteins:
- a CDS encoding quinone oxidoreductase family protein, producing the protein MKAAVYDQPGPPDVLYYTDVADPVCPSDSVLIRMEAAAIEGGDLINRASTPPPHPAFVVGYAAAGEIIAVGENVKHRQLGQKVTSFDLAGSHAELRAVAANRTWPVPEGLDMAAAAALPIAFGTAHHCLFARGGLKRGETVLIQAGAGGVGLAAIQLAHRAGATVLATVSGVERAERLVGLGLDHAIDHRSTDVTDAVMGLTEGRGVDLVVDPVGTTLQVSLAALRPEGRLVFVGNAGGSQLGIDLWPALQANQSLFGVFMGTQLEKPDVYGTVSRMLDWAAAGALKVIVDRTFPLTAAAEAHTYAQGNSILGRVVIVPDRQ; encoded by the coding sequence ATGAAAGCAGCAGTCTATGATCAACCCGGTCCGCCGGATGTGCTTTACTACACGGACGTGGCCGATCCGGTCTGCCCAAGCGACAGTGTCCTGATCCGCATGGAAGCCGCCGCCATCGAGGGAGGCGACCTGATCAATCGCGCGTCCACGCCTCCACCCCATCCAGCTTTCGTCGTCGGTTATGCAGCCGCCGGAGAAATCATAGCGGTCGGAGAGAACGTGAAACATCGTCAGCTCGGCCAGAAGGTGACGAGCTTCGATCTCGCCGGATCGCATGCGGAATTGCGCGCCGTTGCCGCCAACCGGACCTGGCCGGTGCCGGAAGGGTTAGACATGGCCGCAGCCGCAGCACTGCCGATCGCATTCGGCACCGCCCATCACTGCCTCTTCGCACGGGGTGGCCTGAAGCGGGGCGAAACCGTCCTCATCCAGGCAGGCGCCGGCGGCGTCGGGCTCGCCGCCATTCAGCTCGCGCATCGGGCAGGTGCGACGGTGCTTGCAACCGTCTCCGGCGTCGAGAGGGCCGAACGTCTCGTCGGGCTCGGTCTCGATCATGCGATCGACCATCGCTCGACCGACGTCACTGACGCGGTCATGGGCCTGACGGAAGGCCGCGGTGTGGATCTCGTCGTAGACCCAGTCGGAACTACCCTGCAGGTTTCCCTGGCGGCGCTCCGCCCCGAGGGTCGTCTGGTGTTCGTCGGCAACGCCGGCGGTTCACAGCTCGGTATCGATCTTTGGCCGGCACTGCAGGCGAACCAATCGCTTTTCGGCGTCTTCATGGGAACGCAATTGGAAAAGCCGGACGTCTATGGCACGGTTTCCCGGATGCTGGATTGGGCGGCGGCCGGTGCTCTCAAGGTAATCGTGGACAGGACGTTTCCGCTCACGGCGGCGGCTGAGGCCCACACCTATGCCCAGGGCAATTCCATCCTCGGACGCGTCGTCATCGTTCCGGACAGGCAATGA
- a CDS encoding LysR family transcriptional regulator has translation MLDFNDIGAFLLVARARGFRQAARASGMSSSALSDAIKRLENELGVRLLNRTTRSVLPTEAGAELLRRVDPAFAEIRSALDQISSDRDQVSGSLKLNVPVSAARLVLPDIVPPFLAAYPDIRLEIVTDENFVDIISAGCDAGIRYDERLEQDMIAVPIGPRTQRFALAAAPGYIAARGCPTHPRELLEHACIRGRFAGRAIPPWEFECNGETMIIDPPGQLLVQSGGGTDLGVSAAIAGLGVIYLFEDWLEPHLASGALEPLLEPWWLNFPGPYLYYPGRRLVPAPLRAFIDFVKSARKVE, from the coding sequence ATGCTGGACTTCAACGATATCGGCGCATTCCTGCTGGTCGCCCGTGCCCGTGGTTTCCGCCAGGCTGCCCGTGCGAGTGGTATGAGTTCGTCGGCGCTGAGCGATGCAATTAAGCGTCTTGAAAACGAACTCGGGGTACGCCTCCTCAACCGCACGACCCGCAGCGTTCTGCCAACTGAAGCCGGCGCGGAACTGCTTCGCCGGGTCGATCCCGCCTTTGCCGAAATCCGCTCGGCGCTTGACCAGATAAGTAGCGACCGGGACCAGGTGTCAGGCTCGCTGAAGCTCAATGTTCCCGTCAGTGCGGCCCGGCTGGTTTTGCCTGACATCGTCCCGCCTTTTCTGGCAGCCTATCCGGATATTCGCCTGGAAATCGTCACCGACGAAAATTTTGTCGACATCATTTCCGCCGGCTGCGACGCAGGTATCCGCTATGATGAGCGGCTTGAGCAGGACATGATTGCCGTGCCGATCGGTCCGCGCACGCAGCGCTTCGCGCTTGCCGCAGCACCGGGCTATATCGCGGCGCGAGGGTGCCCCACTCATCCGCGGGAACTCCTTGAACATGCGTGCATCCGGGGGCGCTTCGCCGGCCGGGCCATTCCTCCCTGGGAATTCGAGTGCAACGGCGAGACGATGATTATCGATCCGCCGGGCCAGCTTCTCGTGCAATCGGGCGGAGGCACGGATCTCGGCGTCAGCGCCGCCATTGCCGGCCTGGGTGTCATCTATCTCTTCGAGGATTGGCTGGAACCGCATCTCGCGAGCGGCGCACTTGAGCCATTGCTGGAGCCGTGGTGGCTGAACTTTCCGGGTCCCTATCTCTATTACCCCGGTCGCCGCCTGGTGCCCGCACCTCTTCGCGCCTTCATTGATTTCGTCAAGAGCGCAAGAAAGGTAGAGTAA
- a CDS encoding cystathionine gamma-synthase family protein yields MTAPHPSKTHIGNHALHPETQMLNYGYDPELSEGAVKPPVFLTSTFVFKSAEDGRDFFDYVSGRKEPPAGKGAGLVYSRFNHPNSEIVEDRLAVYERTESCALFSSGMSAISTTLFAFVRPGDTVLHSQPLYGGTETLLAKTFHNFGVSAVGFADGVSETSVMAAAETAMAKGRVSVILIETPANPTNSIVDVAMMSRVADVIGEKQGHRPIIACDNTLLGPVFQQPIEHGADISLYSLTKYVGGHSDLIAGAALGRKEIMKQVKALRGAIGTQLDPHSCWMLGRSLETLQIRMERANSNAKVVAEFLNAHPKVEKIHYLPFSDPASAVGKVFAAQCSGAGSTFSFDIVGGQPASFKFLNALNIFKLAVSLGGTESLASHPATMTHSGVPADVRQRIGVLDSTIRLSIGIEHPDDLIADLTLALDMS; encoded by the coding sequence ATGACCGCGCCGCATCCGTCCAAAACCCATATCGGCAACCACGCCCTCCATCCTGAAACCCAGATGCTCAATTACGGTTATGATCCGGAACTATCGGAGGGTGCCGTGAAGCCCCCGGTATTCCTGACATCGACCTTCGTCTTCAAATCGGCGGAGGACGGCCGTGACTTCTTCGACTACGTTTCCGGCCGCAAGGAGCCGCCGGCGGGCAAGGGTGCAGGTCTCGTCTACTCGCGTTTCAACCATCCCAATAGCGAGATCGTTGAGGATCGCCTTGCCGTTTACGAACGCACGGAGAGTTGTGCGCTTTTTTCATCCGGCATGTCCGCCATTTCCACGACGCTTTTCGCCTTCGTCCGGCCCGGCGACACCGTGCTCCATTCCCAGCCGCTGTATGGTGGCACTGAGACGCTGCTGGCAAAGACCTTCCATAATTTTGGTGTCTCGGCGGTGGGTTTTGCTGACGGTGTCAGCGAGACATCGGTGATGGCTGCCGCAGAGACCGCGATGGCGAAAGGCAGGGTATCGGTCATCCTGATCGAGACTCCGGCCAACCCGACAAACAGCATTGTCGATGTTGCGATGATGAGCCGTGTCGCTGACGTGATCGGCGAAAAGCAAGGGCACAGGCCAATCATCGCCTGCGACAACACCCTTCTCGGCCCGGTTTTCCAGCAGCCCATCGAGCACGGCGCCGATATTTCGCTCTATTCGCTCACGAAATACGTCGGCGGTCATTCCGACCTTATCGCCGGGGCGGCGCTTGGGCGGAAGGAAATCATGAAGCAGGTGAAGGCGCTGCGCGGAGCGATCGGCACGCAGCTCGATCCGCACTCCTGCTGGATGCTCGGGCGTTCCCTCGAGACGCTGCAAATCCGGATGGAACGGGCAAACAGCAACGCGAAAGTCGTGGCGGAATTCCTGAACGCGCATCCAAAGGTCGAGAAAATTCATTATCTGCCGTTCAGTGATCCGGCATCCGCGGTCGGCAAGGTGTTTGCCGCTCAATGCTCGGGTGCGGGATCGACCTTCTCGTTCGACATCGTCGGCGGGCAGCCGGCGTCTTTCAAATTCCTCAACGCGCTGAACATATTCAAACTTGCCGTAAGCTTGGGCGGTACGGAATCTCTTGCCTCTCACCCCGCAACGATGACGCATTCGGGCGTTCCCGCCGATGTTCGCCAGCGCATTGGTGTGCTCGATTCCACGATCCGGCTGTCAATCGGCATCGAACATCCCGACGATCTTATCGCCGACCTGACCCTCGCTTTGGACATGTCCTGA
- a CDS encoding HAL/PAL/TAL family ammonia-lyase: MADTVTIDRPFSWQQIAAVAKGATLCLSDDAWQRIARARAIVDALVEKRVRGYGINTGVGALCDVIVDIPQQQALSRNILLSHSCGVGEPLGREETRAIMAAQINNFAHGYSGVQVETVKTLLALLNGDILPVIPSKGSVGYLTHAAAIGLVLIGEGRVRHRGELISGRQGLQALGLEPMVLQAKEGLSLVNGTPCATGLASLALARTTRLLDWADAAAAMSYENLGAQADPFAAGPLALRVSPGIQTVGENLRRLLAASPLLARSAGSRTQDPLSLRAVPQVHGAVRDSVAQSADVVNRELASVTDNPVVAGTPHSPEVHSQAHAVGAALGLAMDGLATAAAELAAISERRIDRLVNPLVSKLPAFLADGDGVCSGFMIIQYTAAALAAENRRLAAPASLDGGITSALQEDILTHATAAADKALSIIGNLETILAIEIMCAAQAYDMQPDQSGRAPGTDTLYQHVRTTAPFYRDDRPLNDMVAAVQEMLQRADAIESFP; this comes from the coding sequence CATCGTCGATGCGCTCGTCGAAAAGCGCGTGCGCGGTTATGGCATCAATACCGGTGTGGGTGCGCTCTGCGATGTGATCGTGGATATTCCCCAGCAGCAGGCCCTCTCCCGCAACATTCTGCTCAGCCATTCCTGCGGCGTCGGCGAACCGCTGGGACGCGAAGAAACACGCGCCATCATGGCCGCCCAGATCAACAACTTCGCACATGGTTATTCCGGCGTGCAGGTGGAGACGGTGAAAACGCTGCTGGCCCTGCTGAATGGCGATATTCTTCCCGTCATTCCCTCGAAGGGTTCGGTGGGTTATCTCACCCATGCCGCGGCTATAGGCCTTGTGCTGATCGGCGAAGGCCGGGTTCGCCACCGCGGCGAATTGATCAGCGGGCGGCAGGGGCTCCAAGCACTCGGCCTTGAACCCATGGTTCTGCAGGCGAAAGAAGGGCTGAGCCTCGTTAACGGCACACCCTGCGCCACCGGCCTTGCCAGCCTCGCGCTTGCCCGAACGACCCGCCTGCTTGACTGGGCCGATGCGGCAGCGGCCATGAGCTATGAAAATCTTGGCGCACAGGCAGACCCCTTCGCCGCAGGACCGCTGGCGCTGCGCGTCTCGCCCGGTATCCAGACCGTCGGCGAAAACCTGCGTCGCCTTTTGGCGGCAAGCCCGCTTCTCGCCCGGTCGGCCGGGTCCCGCACACAGGACCCGCTCAGCCTGCGCGCCGTGCCGCAAGTGCATGGCGCCGTGCGCGATAGCGTGGCGCAGAGTGCTGATGTCGTGAACCGCGAGCTCGCAAGCGTCACCGACAACCCGGTCGTCGCCGGGACACCGCATTCACCCGAGGTCCATTCCCAGGCCCATGCCGTCGGCGCAGCACTTGGGCTCGCCATGGATGGGTTGGCAACGGCGGCCGCCGAACTAGCCGCGATTTCCGAGCGTCGCATCGACCGCCTCGTCAATCCGCTTGTCAGCAAACTGCCCGCTTTTCTCGCGGATGGTGACGGCGTCTGCTCCGGTTTCATGATCATTCAATACACGGCCGCAGCGCTTGCGGCCGAAAACCGCCGCCTCGCCGCCCCCGCCAGCCTCGATGGCGGCATCACCTCCGCATTGCAGGAGGACATACTGACACATGCCACCGCGGCTGCCGACAAGGCACTTTCGATTATCGGCAATCTCGAAACCATTCTGGCAATCGAGATCATGTGTGCGGCACAGGCTTACGACATGCAGCCTGACCAGAGCGGCCGTGCGCCCGGCACCGATACGCTCTACCAGCATGTACGGACGACGGCACCGTTTTACCGCGACGATCGCCCACTCAACGATATGGTGGCAGCAGTGCAGGAAATGCTTCAAAGAGCGGATGCTATTGAAAGCTTTCCCTGA
- a CDS encoding low affinity iron permease family protein encodes MNKVFTRFATRIASFSGSPAAFVVALGTVLVWGISGPLFGFSEVWQLVINTGTTIVTFLMIFLVQNSQNRDSAAMEAKLDELLRAVEEARSDFIGIEHLTEQEIEDIRARLERDSGPESSKPSPHHAMARLLSRR; translated from the coding sequence ATGAACAAGGTCTTCACCCGCTTCGCAACCCGCATAGCGTCCTTCTCCGGCTCTCCGGCCGCTTTCGTCGTGGCGCTTGGCACTGTCCTCGTCTGGGGGATCAGCGGACCGTTATTCGGGTTTTCGGAGGTCTGGCAACTGGTCATCAATACCGGAACGACCATCGTCACCTTTCTCATGATTTTTCTCGTGCAGAACTCACAGAACCGGGATTCCGCGGCGATGGAAGCAAAGCTGGACGAATTGTTGCGGGCGGTGGAGGAGGCGCGGAGTGATTTCATCGGGATCGAGCATCTCACTGAACAGGAAATCGAGGACATCCGCGCACGTCTGGAAAGAGATAGCGGACCGGAAAGTAGCAAGCCTTCCCCGCATCACGCGATGGCTCGATTGCTTTCCCGGCGTTAA
- a CDS encoding LysR family transcriptional regulator, with amino-acid sequence MDIEDLRTFVAVADAGGVSAAARRLGVSKSIVSRRLFRIEAELGVQLLARTTRGAALTEAGITFRYHAARASAEIDTARETILPAGELHGRLRVAMPLTFGPTHFAPVLAEMARQNPQLHIHTSYSDRFVDLIAEGFDCAIRGAYLQDSNLIAKRVGPIHGKLVASPTYIKAHGSPEAVEQLVNHQALMQGTEAWQFMDGDRIVTVQPQGKFKADSATALAAAAAAGLGIAWLPDCITHAYLASGALVPIMTRYPVPAGAVYVVRPPSQHPARKVRVLTEMLTEYFKRTPELGV; translated from the coding sequence ATGGACATCGAAGATCTACGGACATTTGTCGCAGTCGCCGATGCCGGCGGCGTCTCGGCCGCAGCGCGCCGGCTTGGCGTCTCCAAGTCAATCGTCAGCCGTCGGCTCTTTCGGATCGAGGCGGAGCTTGGCGTCCAGCTTCTTGCGCGGACAACGCGCGGTGCCGCGCTCACGGAGGCGGGTATCACTTTCAGGTACCATGCCGCTCGGGCCAGCGCCGAGATCGATACGGCCCGGGAAACGATCCTCCCCGCCGGCGAGCTGCACGGCCGTTTGAGGGTCGCAATGCCACTTACTTTCGGCCCCACCCACTTCGCTCCCGTGCTTGCGGAAATGGCGCGTCAGAACCCGCAGCTTCACATCCATACCTCCTACAGCGACCGTTTCGTCGATCTCATCGCAGAGGGTTTCGATTGCGCGATTCGGGGTGCCTACCTTCAGGACTCGAACCTGATCGCGAAGCGCGTCGGGCCGATTCATGGAAAGCTTGTCGCCAGCCCGACTTACATCAAAGCGCACGGTTCCCCTGAGGCGGTTGAACAGCTCGTCAACCATCAGGCTCTCATGCAGGGAACGGAAGCCTGGCAGTTCATGGACGGTGACAGGATCGTCACGGTTCAGCCGCAGGGCAAGTTCAAGGCCGACAGCGCCACGGCGCTTGCCGCAGCGGCGGCTGCAGGTCTCGGCATCGCCTGGCTCCCAGATTGCATAACACATGCATATCTGGCCTCCGGCGCGTTGGTTCCGATCATGACGCGCTATCCGGTCCCTGCGGGCGCCGTCTATGTGGTACGCCCACCGAGCCAGCATCCCGCGCGCAAAGTGCGGGTGCTCACCGAAATGCTGACTGAGTATTTTAAACGGACGCCGGAACTTGGGGTGTAG
- a CDS encoding hydrolase — MTLRNGLDSLLRPEDSVLVLIDHQPYQLANLNSHDPHTVVNNTTALAKLAKAFDVPTILTSVISARGGLLFKHITDVFPDQDVIDRTWVNTWQDENVVNAVKATGRKQLIIAGLWTEVCVAMPVIQAAGEGWDVTVITDASGGISKESHEVAIQRMIAAGANVMTVMALAGEWQRDWARTEHVEALTEILIQHFGGSGIAYLWEQQLLNTPVAG; from the coding sequence ATGACCCTTCGTAACGGCCTCGATTCTCTTCTTCGTCCCGAAGATTCGGTCCTCGTTCTGATCGACCATCAGCCCTACCAGCTCGCAAATCTCAACAGCCACGATCCGCACACGGTGGTCAACAACACGACCGCGCTGGCGAAGCTGGCAAAAGCCTTCGATGTTCCGACCATTCTCACCAGCGTGATCTCGGCGCGCGGTGGACTTCTCTTCAAGCATATCACCGACGTATTTCCGGATCAGGACGTCATCGATCGCACCTGGGTGAACACCTGGCAGGACGAGAATGTGGTGAACGCCGTCAAGGCGACTGGTCGCAAGCAGCTGATCATCGCCGGCCTGTGGACCGAGGTTTGCGTCGCGATGCCTGTGATCCAGGCCGCCGGCGAAGGCTGGGACGTGACCGTAATCACCGACGCGTCGGGCGGGATTTCGAAGGAGTCCCATGAAGTGGCCATCCAGCGAATGATCGCGGCTGGCGCGAATGTGATGACCGTCATGGCACTCGCCGGCGAATGGCAACGGGATTGGGCGCGCACCGAGCATGTCGAGGCGCTGACAGAGATTCTCATTCAGCACTTCGGCGGCAGTGGCATCGCCTATCTTTGGGAGCAGCAGCTTCTCAACACACCAGTCGCTGGCTGA
- a CDS encoding MYG1 family protein, with amino-acid sequence MTPDFLVTHSGGFHADELLSSVVLTRLFPQARLVRSRAAEWVTPGADRIIYDVGGAYDASKGIFDHHQRGAPLREDGQPYSSFGLIWKHFGRDYLAASGVPEDHVETLHASFDAGFVLPVDLVDNGALSPAIAGPLAGLTLPVLLETLKPVFDDTDPEADDRSFMAALAVARSFVEAKLATGAAKLRAEALVQKAIADTGEGHILELPMGMPFRSAIVKAGADHLLFVVHPRDNDWCLTGIRRADEGFELRADLPAAWAGLTGKELEAVCGVEGASFCHNGRFIAAAKTREAILAMAELALKEAIASQQTTAAKQ; translated from the coding sequence ATGACCCCCGACTTCCTCGTCACCCATTCTGGCGGCTTCCACGCCGACGAACTGCTGTCCAGCGTCGTGTTGACACGGCTTTTTCCGCAGGCCCGGCTCGTCCGCAGCAGAGCAGCTGAATGGGTAACACCCGGTGCAGACCGCATCATCTATGACGTGGGCGGCGCTTATGACGCGTCAAAGGGCATTTTCGATCACCATCAGCGTGGTGCGCCACTGCGCGAAGACGGTCAGCCCTATAGTTCGTTCGGTCTGATCTGGAAGCATTTCGGACGGGACTACCTTGCCGCATCAGGCGTTCCTGAAGACCATGTCGAAACTCTGCACGCGTCTTTTGATGCCGGGTTTGTATTGCCGGTGGATCTGGTCGACAACGGCGCTCTTAGTCCCGCCATTGCCGGACCCCTTGCCGGGCTCACGCTGCCTGTCCTGCTGGAGACTTTGAAGCCTGTCTTTGACGACACCGATCCCGAAGCGGATGATCGCAGTTTTATGGCAGCGCTGGCCGTTGCCCGCAGCTTTGTCGAAGCAAAACTGGCCACAGGGGCTGCCAAACTGCGCGCCGAAGCGCTGGTGCAAAAGGCCATCGCCGATACTGGCGAAGGGCATATCCTTGAACTGCCGATGGGCATGCCATTTCGGTCCGCCATCGTAAAAGCCGGCGCCGACCACCTGCTCTTTGTCGTCCATCCACGGGACAACGACTGGTGCCTTACCGGCATCCGCCGCGCGGATGAAGGTTTTGAACTGCGCGCCGACCTGCCAGCGGCCTGGGCTGGCCTCACGGGCAAAGAGCTGGAAGCGGTTTGTGGCGTCGAAGGCGCGAGCTTCTGCCACAACGGTCGCTTTATCGCCGCCGCCAAAACCCGTGAGGCGATTTTAGCCATGGCGGAACTGGCGCTGAAAGAGGCTATCGCCTCCCAGCAGACGACAGCGGCAAAGCAATAA
- a CDS encoding aldo/keto reductase family oxidoreductase yields the protein MSTLDQSGTFRLAGRNIRRLGYGAMQLAGKGVFGPPKDREEAIAVLREAVESGVNHIDTSDFYGPHITNQIIREALHPYQDDLVIVTKVGATRGDDASWNAAFSKEELTRAVHDNLRNLGKEVLDVVNLRAMFDVHGPAEGSLAAPLEVLADLQRQGLIRHIGVSNVTPRQITEAGKMVEIVCVQNQYNLAHRQDDALIDTLAAQGIAYVPFFPLGGFSPLQSTVLSDVATQLDASPLQVALAWLLKRSNNILVIPGTSSRAHLRQNLAAASLDLPDSAMTALAAIGG from the coding sequence ATGTCGACACTCGACCAGTCTGGAACTTTTCGTCTTGCAGGCCGCAATATCAGGCGGCTTGGCTATGGAGCGATGCAGTTAGCCGGTAAAGGCGTCTTCGGCCCTCCGAAAGATCGCGAGGAAGCGATCGCGGTACTGCGAGAAGCCGTGGAGAGCGGCGTCAATCATATCGATACCAGCGATTTCTACGGACCCCACATTACCAATCAGATTATTCGTGAGGCCCTGCATCCCTATCAGGACGACCTCGTTATCGTCACAAAGGTCGGTGCGACTCGCGGTGATGACGCCTCCTGGAATGCGGCTTTCTCGAAGGAAGAGCTGACCCGGGCAGTTCACGACAATCTTCGCAATCTGGGTAAGGAGGTACTTGATGTCGTCAATCTCCGGGCCATGTTCGATGTTCACGGCCCCGCCGAGGGATCGCTCGCGGCACCGCTTGAAGTTCTGGCAGATTTGCAACGGCAGGGATTGATCCGGCATATCGGCGTATCGAACGTAACGCCGCGGCAGATCACGGAAGCCGGTAAAATGGTGGAGATCGTCTGCGTGCAGAACCAATATAATCTGGCGCATCGACAAGACGATGCCCTGATAGACACGCTCGCAGCACAGGGCATCGCTTACGTTCCATTCTTTCCCCTCGGTGGCTTTTCTCCGCTGCAATCGACAGTGCTCTCAGACGTCGCTACGCAACTGGACGCCTCGCCGCTGCAGGTGGCTCTCGCCTGGCTCTTGAAGCGATCAAACAATATTCTGGTTATTCCCGGAACGTCTTCGCGCGCACATCTGCGCCAGAACCTTGCAGCCGCATCTCTTGATCTTCCGGACAGTGCCATGACCGCTCTTGCGGCGATCGGCGGATGA
- a CDS encoding Lrp/AsnC family transcriptional regulator — MSQKIADPIDRRILTELSADARITNNELAERVGLSASACLRRLRRLEELGIIKGYSAIIDPAFEGWTMTALASVRLSRQHDDEIRMFEAAVLDWAEVLECHLVTGSRDYMLKIMCGGLDDYERFIKEKIAKLKCVDTIETSFVMNTIKARRI; from the coding sequence ATGTCGCAGAAAATTGCAGATCCGATCGACAGGAGGATACTCACGGAATTGTCAGCTGACGCGAGAATCACGAACAACGAACTCGCCGAGCGGGTCGGGCTGTCAGCATCGGCATGTTTGCGGCGGCTTCGGCGACTGGAGGAACTGGGGATTATCAAGGGTTATTCCGCCATCATCGATCCGGCGTTCGAGGGATGGACCATGACGGCCCTTGCGTCCGTCCGCCTCAGCCGCCAGCACGATGACGAAATCCGGATGTTTGAGGCGGCCGTTCTTGACTGGGCGGAGGTTCTCGAATGTCATCTGGTCACAGGTTCGAGGGACTACATGCTCAAGATCATGTGCGGCGGGCTGGATGATTACGAGCGTTTCATCAAGGAAAAGATCGCAAAGCTGAAATGCGTCGATACCATTGAGACCAGCTTCGTGATGAACACCATCAAGGCGCGTCGCATCTGA
- a CDS encoding MFS transporter: protein MTDTTSQFDGTEIALEAAEQPAWTAATWFAVLSMAATSFALVSAEFLPAGLLTPMARDLGITEGTAGQVVTATASVGAVTALFSNVLIGKLNRKTVLVGLSALAIASNVLASFATDFWLLLVGRAGLGIALSGFWALSVAVVARLVGANATGRGMAIVTLGVSLATIAAPSMGALISDWVGWRVAMSMTAGLAAIAMLLQILSLPTLPASTSNSLADVFRLTRRPSVQLGMLAILLLMTGHFACSVYVRPFLEQVTHLDTKPIALALLGFGVASVLGNVAGGRMADNSIRLALAVTAALMGFAALFLVFWGAHTSAAFALVALWGFAFGMAPVVLPTNLSRGAPDALEAAGSLMVVSFQVAISIGAVFGGYIVDYYGATAPLSLTAVLAAATLALALVQPRR from the coding sequence ATGACGGACACAACATCACAGTTCGACGGGACAGAGATCGCGCTGGAGGCCGCCGAGCAGCCGGCATGGACCGCAGCGACATGGTTCGCGGTCCTCTCGATGGCGGCCACCAGCTTTGCACTCGTATCGGCGGAATTCCTGCCGGCGGGCCTTCTGACGCCCATGGCACGCGATCTCGGAATTACCGAGGGTACAGCGGGGCAGGTCGTCACGGCCACGGCCTCGGTGGGCGCCGTTACGGCCCTGTTCAGCAACGTTCTCATCGGCAAACTGAACCGCAAAACCGTGCTTGTCGGTCTTAGCGCGCTGGCAATTGCCTCCAATGTCCTTGCATCATTCGCCACCGATTTCTGGCTATTGCTGGTCGGCCGGGCAGGGCTTGGAATCGCGCTGAGCGGTTTCTGGGCGCTCTCGGTTGCCGTTGTGGCAAGGCTCGTCGGCGCGAATGCGACCGGGCGCGGCATGGCCATCGTCACCCTCGGCGTCTCGCTCGCCACGATAGCGGCGCCTTCCATGGGAGCGTTGATCAGCGACTGGGTGGGATGGCGTGTCGCCATGTCGATGACGGCGGGACTTGCCGCCATTGCCATGCTCTTGCAGATCCTGAGCCTGCCGACGCTGCCGGCAAGCACCAGCAACAGTCTTGCCGATGTTTTCCGGCTGACGCGGCGGCCGAGCGTTCAGCTTGGGATGCTTGCCATCCTGCTGTTGATGACGGGCCATTTCGCCTGCTCTGTCTATGTTCGTCCTTTCCTTGAACAGGTCACACATCTCGATACCAAGCCGATCGCACTCGCCCTGCTCGGCTTCGGCGTGGCCTCCGTGCTCGGCAATGTCGCCGGCGGCCGGATGGCCGATAACAGCATTCGCCTGGCACTCGCGGTCACTGCCGCTCTGATGGGATTTGCGGCGCTCTTCCTAGTTTTCTGGGGCGCGCATACCAGTGCTGCTTTTGCGCTCGTCGCACTCTGGGGTTTTGCCTTCGGCATGGCGCCGGTGGTCCTGCCGACGAACCTGTCCCGCGGTGCGCCCGATGCTCTTGAAGCGGCAGGCAGCCTGATGGTGGTGTCTTTTCAGGTAGCTATCAGTATCGGTGCAGTTTTTGGTGGTTACATTGTTGATTATTACGGCGCCACCGCCCCGTTGTCCCTGACCGCGGTTCTGGCTGCAGCAACGCTTGCTCTGGCATTGGTGCAGCCGCGTCGCTGA